The DNA segment CGGAAGCCGTGGCGAACAGGGAAACGTCGAAATCCTCCGGCACGGTGACCCCTTTCAGGATCTCCGCCTCCTGCTCCGGGGTGAGCTTCGTGATGGAAGGCGGCGGATTGCCCTCCTGGGCGAACGGATCGTTCGCCTTGTCATAGGCTTTCTTGTCCTGCGCGTGGGCGGCGAGGGTGAGGGCGAGCAGCGGGGAAAGTCGGCGGATCATGGGTTCAGGCGTCAGTCTGGGAGATTTTGCGGGAAGGGGAAGCTATTCGTGGAAGACGGAGAGAATCTTTCAGTGAGGGCGATCTGAAGGGGCGGGCTTTACGTGGATGTGGCTGGGTCATCCTGGCCCAAGCCGATGCCGGGACTTCCAGCCCCGTCTTTTCAGGGTGCTGTCTGATAGGTCCCGCCCCCGTAGAATCACAGGCTCCCCAAAAAAATGCTCCGGACTTTCGTCCGGAGCATTCCATTGGGATTCGGTAACAGCTTGGGCCGGGTTGGCCCAGCCACAGCTTAGGTGAACAACGCGGCGATGGGCACACCGCCATCGGTGATGGGCACCGGGCGCGTGGAGTCCATCAGCTCGTGGCTCGGATTGATGCCGAGCGCGGCGTGGATGGTGGCGTGGAAGTCGGGGGTGGAGACCGGTTTCTCGGCGATCTTCTTTGAAAGGTCGTCCGTGGTGCCGTAGGCGCCCTTGTGGTTGAGTCCGCCGCCGGCGAGGACCATGGTGAAGGCGGCTGCCTGGTGGCCGCGGCCGCCGCCGCCATCGAACTCCGGCGGACGGCCGAACTCCGTGGCGACCACGACCAACGTCTTGTCCAGGAGCTTCTTCTGCTCCAGGTCCTTGATCAGTGTGGCAAGCACCTGGTCGAGTTCACGGATGAGGACGTGCTGCTGGAGCTGGCCCGCGTTGTGGGTGTCCCAGCCGGTGCCGTTCACCCAGCCCGGGTTGTGGGAGACCTCCACGAAACGCACGCCGTCCTGGATCAGGCGGCGGGCGACGAGGCAGCGCTCGCCGAACTCACCGGCGTAGCCGTTGCGGATGTCGGACGGTTCATTCGACAGGTCGAAGTTGCGGATGAACTCCGGCCCGGCGAGACGCAGCGCCTCGACCTGGGCGGATTCATAGTCGGCGATGGTGGAGTCCTTCGGCACACCGGCGGTGATCGGCTCCAGCAGTTGCTTGCGCGCGTCCATCCGCTTCGTGTCGAGGTATTCCGGACGGGTGAACCCGGCGGGGCCGGCCTTCACGTCCGTGAGGTAGATGTTCCCATACTTCGAGCCAAGGAAGCCCGGGCCGCGGCTGACGCTGGGGAAGCCGATGAGCATGTAGGCGGGCACCTTCGGGTTCGCGGAGCCGCGCTGGTGCGCCACGATCGAGCCGATGGACGGATAGATGGTGCTGCCGCTGATCGGCCGGCCGGTGTGGACGAAGTTGGTGGCGATGGCGTGCTCCTGGCCGGAACCGTGGTGGACGGTGCGCACGGCGGTCATGCGGTCCATCAGCTTCGCGCAGTTGCCCAGATGCTCCGTCACGTTCACGCCGGGAACGACCGTCGGGATCGACTCATAGTCGGAGCCGGCGACCATCGGCTTCTTGCCGGTGCCGCGGCGTTTCGGGTCGAAGGTGTCGATCTGGGACATGCCACCGCCGAGCCAGATGAAGATGCAGTGCTCGGCCTTGCCCTTCGGCATGGAGGCAACATGGGTGGTGTTCGCCAGAGCCGGGCCGGCCAGTGAGGCGAAGGCGGAGGTTTTGAGGAAGGAACGGCGGTTCATGGTTTTTCGCGTTGGGATGAAATGGAGGAATCAGCGGTTGAATACAAGTTCGGGGGAGTTGAGGACCGCCCACAGGACGTCCTCCATGCGCTGGCGCCAGTCGGCGTCCAGGCGTCCGGTCGGCGGGTCACCGGCACGGGCGGCGAGCTGCTGCTCGTGGCGCAGCACGTTCGCGGCGGCGTCCAGGTGGTTCGACCAGGAGACATACTTCTCCGGGCGGCGCTCGGCCTTCACGGCAACGGGGATGGTGGTGCTCTTCACGCGGGTGTCGAAACCGGCGGCGAGATAGGCGCTGTATTTCGCGCGTTCCTGGTCGTTCGGCTTGCGGGTGAGGATGCGGAGGAACATCTGGTCCAGCAGTTGGTCCACCGTCTGGTCCTGCAGCGCCAGTTCCGTCATGCCATGGTCATCGCTCAGGCGGGTGAGCCAGATGCCCATGGTGCCGTTGCTGATGATGGCGGGTTGCAGCGCGTTCGGGGAAATCTCCCGTGCGTTGGTCGCATCCTGGCGGGCGCCCTTCCAGCCGAAGGCCTCCAGCACGTCGGCGACGGCCTGGATGCGTGGCAGGGCGAGGGACGGACGGTCACGCTCGTTTGAAGTGCTGGTCAGCATCCACGCCCGGGTCGGCTTGCCGAGGGAGATGGAGTTCTTCAGGTCCCGGCGGCCGTCGATGTCCAGGCTGACCTCCTCCGTGCGGAACGGCTTGCCGGTCGAGGCGAAGAGGGCGTCCACGATGGTCTCCGCATCCAGACGGCGCGGGGCGGGGGAGGTGTAGAGCGGGCTGGTGTCACGCAGGCGGGTGTCGATCGCGCGCTGATAGGCGTTCGAGTTGAGGATCACCCGTGCCAGGTTCTTCATGCTGTAGTTCTGGCGCACCAGTTCACGGCCCAGCCATTTCAGAAGCTCCGGGTGGGTCGGCTCGTTCTTCTCCCAATCCTCGACGGGCTCGACGATGCCGCGTCCCATGAACTGCTTCCAGATGCGGTTGGCCATCACCTGGGCGAAGCGTTCGTTCTGTGGCGCGGTGATCAGGGCGGCCAGCACGTCACGGGTGCTCTTCTGGTCTTCCGCCAGCGCGAGGCCCACATCTTCCGCGACGAATTTTCCGAATGGCCATGCCGGGGTCACCTTCGAGCCGGGAGGCAGCGTCACCTTGATCAGCGGCTTGCGGCCGCCCACGGAAAGTTTGTCCATCGGCACGCTGCTGGTGGCGGGCACGCCGACGGGTTTTGTCTCCAGCATCGCCGCGAGCTGGAAAAGCTGCTCCTGCGTGCTTTCATGGGCCGGTGCGTCATGGCAGCGCGCGCACTTCATCTCGATGCCGAGGAAGGCGGTGCTGACGATGGTGCCTTTCTGAGCCATCGGCACGTCATTTCCTGCGGCCACACCGAATCCGGCGGGGCCACCGAAGCGGTTGCTGCCGTTCATCCGCACCAGTTCGGTGACGAAAAGATCCAGCGGCTTGTCATCCAGCAGGGACTCATGGATCCACCAGCGGAACGGGCCCGTGTTGTTGAGCGTGGGGTTGAGCATGTTCGGGTTCTCCGCGAGGACGTCCTGCCAGTAGCCCATCCACTTGTCCGCCCATCGGTCATCCGCGAGCAGGCGGTCGATCGTCTTTGCGCGCTTGTCCTTGTCCGTGCTTTTGGTGAAAGCCTCGATTTCCTCCACGGTCGGCGGCACGCCGATGGTGTCCAGGGAGACACGGCGCAGGAAGGAGAGGTCGTCGCTCAGGCCCGTGACATCGGTGTATTCCACGTTCAGCTCCGGCCAGTTCGCACCTTCGTCGATCCAGCGCTTGATGAGTTCCTGCTGCTCCTTGGTCAGCGGATCACCCTTCGGTGGCATGATGTAGTCCTCATCCGTCTGGGTGATGCGGTCGTAGAGGGAACTCTTGTCCGCGTGTCCGGGGGTGATGGCCGGTCCATCGGATTTGCCACCCTTGATGGCGTGTTCCAGCGTGTTGAGCTGGAGGTCGCCCTTCGTCTTGTTGCCCTGGTGGCAACTGAAGCACTTTGTTTCCAGAATGGGCATCACTTCCTTGTAGAAGTTCACGCCTTCCTTCTTCGCTTCGGAGTACTGGTGGGCCACCTTGTCGATCTTCTGGTTGACGAAGCGGTCGATGGCGTTGCCTTCCGGATAGCCGGACACCGCCGCCGGGGCGGGGACCTGCTGTGCCGAGGAAAGATACTTCTCCGCTTCCTTCCTGCGCTTGTCCCAGTAGGCGGCGTGCTTCGCGCGGGCATCCGCACGGCGCTGCTGGTTGAAATCCTGGAGCCAGGCACGGCGTTCGGTTTCGTATTCCGTCCAGCCCTTGTCATTGTAGGCGACTTTGCGGGAGCCTGGGGAGAGCAGTTCCCATGTGTCCGTGCCTTGGTGGGAGATGGCCACGACCGCCTCGCCGATCTCCGGTCTGCGGCGCGCGTTGCCGACGACTCCGCCGACCATGGTTTCGAAGGACACGAGGTGCTCGCCGCCCTTCGTTTCGAATTCGCACCAGGCTTCCTCCGTGCCGGGAGGCGCGAAGCGGAAGTCCGCGCCGCCGAGATCGAGGAACTTGTCCTGTTCAGAAACATGGTTGTGGCCGCCGCTGTCCGCCTTGGTGAAGGAGGTCAGGATCAGTTGCTTGCCGTCGATATGGAGCCGGGAGGAACTGCGGGCGCGGACCAGCAGGCGGTGCTTGCCGGCGGGGATCTTCACCTTTGCGGAGGCGCGCATGATGCTCGGGATCGGCCGGTCCTCACGGACACCAGTGTCCACGTATTTGTGGGGCAGCTCGAAGAAGCCGAAGACATCCTCCGTGTAGTGTTCGCTTTCAGGAGGTTGGATGGCCGGCCAGGAATTCTTCGGCGGAACTTTCTCACAGATCTGGACGAGCACCTTTCCGGCGGGGATCTGGGCGACCTCCACGACGGCTGGCGGCGGGACGAACACGTAGCGCTGGGAGAGGGTGGCGTCCGCAACGGCACCGCGGTACACGGCGACCTCATCGATGGAACCGTTGAGCGTGTTGCCTGGACCTCCACCGTTGCCGGTGCCGATCATGACGTCATCCGCATCGCTCACCGGAGGCTCGGTGGTTTTGCCCGCCATGTCCCAGGCACCTTTCGTGATCTTCTTGCCATCGACATGGGCGGTGACGCTGTCCGGCTTGCCGAAAGTGTAGGTGACGGCCACATGGTGCCAGCCGGAGCCGGCGGTGAAGCCCTCCGCGGCCACCCAGCGGTGGTAGCCTTCTTCCTTGGTCTTCTCGTTGCGGCTGCGGAAAAGGAAGGTCGGGAGCGCCTCGCCGCCTTCGTTCTTCAGGCGCAGCGCCCAGTTCTGGTTCTCAGCGGTGAAAGCCTTCTTGCGGTTCCGGCCCTTGCCGATGAGGTAGATGTAGGAGCCGTTCTTGAGATCTTCGATCCTCACCCATGCCTCGATGGTGATGGTTTCACCTTGGACGAAGCGCAGGTTCACCCCGGGGACATCCGTTTCCTTCACCAGGATCGATCCGTCGCCGCCTTCCAGGTCGAGCGCCATGTTGCCCGCTGCGAACGATGGATAGATCGGTGCCTGCGGCCCGTTGCCGGAGATCTTCGCCTTGCCTCCGGGCTTGCCGGGGAAGTCGCCGTCAAAGGTCCATTTGACGAGCGGCGGGATGACCGGGATTTTCACCGAGTCGTTCTGCGCGGCTTCCTGCGGCGGGGCGTCATTGGTGGCATCCGGGGAATCCGCCTGGTCCGCGTCGTTGGCGGCGAAGGCGATCGCCACGGCGGACGCCGCGGCGAGGGTGAGGTAGGTGCTGGAACGGAGCGGAGACATGGGTTGGAACTACCTGCATGAAACGCCGGAATCCGTTCCGGTGCAATTCGGTAAAAGGGGGAGAGGGTACTCCCACTTTCGGGTGATATGGCAGGGAGCCGCCCTCAGACTTCGATCAACCCGCGGCGCAGGGCTTCCGTGACGGCCTGGGTGCGGTCCTGGGCACCAAGCTTCGCCATCAGGTTGCTCACGTGCCGTTTCACGGTGTCCTCGCTGAGGCCCAGGTCGGATGCGACTTCCTTGTTGCTGCGGCCCTTGGCGATGAGGGCCAGCACCTCCCGCTCTCGCGGGCTGGGTTCCGGACGGCTGAGCCGTTCGGCCAGCCGCTGGGCGATCTCCCGCGGCAGGTAGCGGTTGCCCTTGGAAACCTGGCGCACGGCCTCCAGCAGGTCTTCCCGCGGGGCGGCCTTCTGCAGGTAGCCGAGCGCCCCGGCGCGGATGGCGCGGTAGATGTCCTCGTCCCGTGCGAACGATGAGAAGACCAGGATCCTCGCCGCGGGGTGGTCTTGGGAGATCCGGGAAACGGCATCCACACCATTGGTTTCACCCATCTGCAGGTCCATCAGCACGACGTCCGGGTGGTGGGTCTCATACGCGGTGACGGCTTCGTTCGCGTCGGCGGCCTCCGCGACCACGCTCATGTCATCCTCCAGGGCGAGGGATGCGGCCAGCCCGCTGCGGACCACGAAATGGTCGTCCACCAGAAGGAGACGCAACGGTTGGGAGGCATCCTGCATGGGGTGACTGTTCCTATGCGGCGGAAGGGATGGCAAGCACGACTTCCACGCAGGCGCCTTCACCGGGCTTGCTGCGGATGTCCAGCTCCGCGCCCAGCTTGCGCACGCGCTCTTTCATCCCCTGCAGCCCGAAGTGGCCGGACGCGTTAGACTTCCCTCCGACGTCAAAGCCCGCGCCATCATCCTCCACCTTGAGGTGCATGGCGCCGGGTGCGTGGGTGAGGGAAATCCGGACACGCTTCGCGGACGAGTATTTGATGGCGTTGTTGACAGCCTCCCGTGCGATCCGCAGCAGATGGTGCTGGACCAGGGGAGGGACTGCGGGCAGGTCCGCCATCGCGGAGTAGTCCAGCGGGATGACGGTGGTGGTCTGCAGGTGGTCGATGAGGATGCCGAGCGAGGTTTCCAGCGGCTCGGAATGCTGGGACTCATCCCGCAGGTCCCATACGAAATCCCGGGTTTCCGTCTGGAGCCGGAAAAGGAGCTTCCGCAACTGGTCGAGCAAGCCCTTCGCCTTTTCATCGGCCACCCGGGGCACTGCGGCATCCAGCCGCAGGGACAGCCCGGCCAGCTCCTGTTCGAGTGTATCGTGGAACTCGCGGGCGATGCGCTGGCGTTCCTCGATCATCGCTTCTCGTTGGGCCTTCACCTCGATGATCTTCACCTGGCGGGCGACCTGGCGTTGCAGGACAGCCGCCCAGACGAGGACGAGGAGAGCGGCTCCGGCCACCACGCCGAGCATGATGGACAGCTTGGTTGAGTTCCACCAACTGGGGGCTGAAAGGAGGGTGACATCATCCGGTGAGCGCAGCCAGAGTTCATGGGCGGCTGGGGCTGCCCGGTAGCTCCGGCTGGTGCTCCGCACCTCCTTGACCAGCCAGATGCCGGTGAAGCGTGCTTCACTCCCCGGATCGACCGGAGGCAGCTTCCAACCGTGGGAGATGATGCGGAGGGTATCCGTGGGGGTCCGGATGATGAAGGTGCTGTCGTCCGCGAGTTGCTGGATGACCGTGCCCTCGATGGTGACGAGATCCGCGTCGAGCGCGCCGCTGTTGATCTGGGTCGCTCCCGGCTTGATGGCTGGGGGAGGGGCTTGGCCATGTGAGGTGACCCGCAGTGTGGCGTCCGCCAGCATCGCACTGAATCCCCCCATTTCAGGAAACCCCAGAGCCTCCACATGGTCTCCTGCCCGTAGTCCCGGGGATGGACCGGCCATGATGACGCGGACGCTGCGGTTGTCCTGGCGGATGAACACGCTGCCATGGATCTGCGGTCCCAGGGCGGTTCCGGAAATTTTCACCCGGTGGCTGGCCGCACCCGCCCTGGCAAAGTCGAAAAGCGAAGACAGCGGTGTGTCCGCCGTTCCATAGGGATCCGCTGGAGGAGACTGGATGACTGTGATCGAGTTTCCGTCGCTCGCACGGAGATAGGGATAAACGAGCTGCCGGTGGTCATTGATGGCTCCTGCCGCCAGTCCCCGGATACGTACCTCGGCATCAACCAGGGAGGATCCGTCCTCCGGTGCCTGGTCGAACTGGACCTCCAGGATGCCGCCTTCCACGTTCAGGCGGAGTTTGCCGGTGGTCTCCCCGGTGAGTTCGAAAGAACGGCCGACGCCCGTCACTTCCACGAATTCATAGTGGTGCTGGCCGGTTTCCAGTTCGCGGAGCGTGAGTGTCCGGGGTTGGGGCGGAGGGCCTGCGGAAAGGACGTCCACCTTCGAGGGGATGATGCCGCCGATATACAGACCGGGGAATCTCACCCCCTTGATGGAGATCATCTGTCCGGGTTGGTAGCTGCTGGAGCGGCTGCTGCGGAAAAACGTCGCCCCGCTTTCATCCCGGATGAAGGTGGTGCCATTCGGATCGATGAACGTGATGGTGGCTGACGCCAGGCTCACCGCCGGTTGCAGCAGCGACGTGTTCGGGAGCCGTGCGATCGCGCTGGCCGTGGTCAGGACCGGTGCCTTCGGGTCGATCTTCGGCGTCTGCGCGAGGAGGTCTCCCGGAAAACAGGCGGAGAGAAGGAAAAGGAGCGCGGCTTTTTTCAGGAATCGCGGCACGGTCCGTTCATGCTCCTCCGGGGTTGGTCATCCGGCGAGGATTTTCGGCGTCGTCCCTGTCACGCCCTCCAGCGCTTCGTCAGATCGCCATAGGCGTCGATGCGGCGGTCGCGGAAGAAAGGCCAGATCCGGCGGAAATCCTCCACCTTCTTGTAGTCCACGTCGTGGTAGAGGATCTCCTCGTTTTCCGTGGAAGCCTTCGCGACCAGCTCACCGTAGGGGTTCGCTACGAAGGATCGGCCCCAGAATTCGGTGCCGTCGTGGGTGCCGCTGCGGTTGATGGCGGCGAGGTAGCAGCCGTTCGCAACCGCATGGCCGCGCTGCACCGTCTCCCAGGCGCAGTGCTGGGCCGCGCCGAGTTCCTCCTTTTCCGCGGGCAGCCAGCCGATCGCCGTCGGGTAGATGAGCAGCTCCGCACCGCCCAGCGCCATCAGTCGGGCGGCCTCAGGGTACCACTGGTCCCAGCAGATGAGGACGCCGATCTTGCCGAAGCGCGTGTCCCACACCGGCCAGCCGGTGTCCCCGGGCGTGAAGTAGAATTTTTCCTCGAAGCCGGGGTCCTGCGGGATGTGGGACTTCCGGTAGAGGCCCAGCAGGCTGCCGTCCGCATCATGGATCGCGGCGGTGTTGTGGTAGAGGCCGGGTCCCCGGTGTTCGAAGAGTGAGGAAATGAGGACGATGCCCAGCTCCGCCGCCAGCTTGCCAAGGCGGTCCGTCACCGGTCCCGGAAGCTTGTCGGCAAGGTCGAAACGCTCCGTGTCCTCCACGGTGCAGAAATACGGGGTCAGGAAAAGCTCCTGGGTTGCCACGATCTGTGCGCCGCCTGCCGCTGCCTCGCGGATCAGCTTTTCATGGTGGTCGAACGCTTCCTCTTTGCTGGAGAAGGTGGCGGACTGGAGCAGGGCGAGGCGTGGCATGGCGGGAATCTAGGGCGGCACGGCGGAGAGACAAGACGCAAGAAAAGCCGGAGGGAGGTGGTTCAACCGCGAATGAACGCCAATGGACAAGAATCCTTCAGCCGATGATTTTTCCCATTGGCGTCCATTGGCGTCCATTGGCGGTTGATATTTTCCACTATTCCGCCCGCTCGCTGGAGTGGATGACCGGGTAGTGGTCGGAGATGGAGTTGAGCACCACATCCTGGCTGGTATGCACGGTGCGGACCTCCGCCGCCGTGCGGGGATCTGTGAGGATGAGATCGATCCTCTGGAGATACTTCACCTGATCGGTCGGGTCCGCGGCGTGTGGTTTCATGCGGGTGGGCACGGAAAAGTTGGCGGGCAGCGGCGCGCAGGAGTCCACCAGCCCCGCGTCCATGAAACCGCCGACCACCTGAGCGGAGAACTTCCCTCCGGTCAGGTTCGTGGGCTTCGCCGACCCGATGAGGATCCGCTGGGCATTGGTGAAGTCGATGTCGAGCGGCGACTTGTCGTTGAAATCCCCAAGGGCGAAGAGGCGGCGGTTTTCCCCCAGCAGTCCTTTCACCACCGGGACCAGCTTTTCCATTTCCCCCACCCGCACGGTGCGGTCGTGGGGGCAGAGGTGGATCACCAGAAAGTCGGTGTCCGCCGTGCGGACGTGCAGGCAGCCATGCCACAGGCCCTCGCGGATTTTCGCCACCACCGTGATGGGGGTGCGGGAGGTCAGTCCCACGGGAAAGCCATCCAGCTTCAGGATGGCACTGTGGCCGTGCCCCCAGATGGCGGAAGTTTCCGCGAGTTTCTTTTCGTCGAAGCCGTTGAGCTCCTGCAGCGCCACCACATCCGGTTGTTGCTTCCTCAGCCACTCCGCACCTTCGGTGATCCGTTCACCCCGGTTGAAGCCATAGAGGACGTTCCAACTGATCACCTTGAACTCCTTC comes from the Luteolibacter sp. SL250 genome and includes:
- a CDS encoding DUF1501 domain-containing protein; translated protein: MNRRSFLKTSAFASLAGPALANTTHVASMPKGKAEHCIFIWLGGGMSQIDTFDPKRRGTGKKPMVAGSDYESIPTVVPGVNVTEHLGNCAKLMDRMTAVRTVHHGSGQEHAIATNFVHTGRPISGSTIYPSIGSIVAHQRGSANPKVPAYMLIGFPSVSRGPGFLGSKYGNIYLTDVKAGPAGFTRPEYLDTKRMDARKQLLEPITAGVPKDSTIADYESAQVEALRLAGPEFIRNFDLSNEPSDIRNGYAGEFGERCLVARRLIQDGVRFVEVSHNPGWVNGTGWDTHNAGQLQQHVLIRELDQVLATLIKDLEQKKLLDKTLVVVATEFGRPPEFDGGGGRGHQAAAFTMVLAGGGLNHKGAYGTTDDLSKKIAEKPVSTPDFHATIHAALGINPSHELMDSTRPVPITDGGVPIAALFT
- a CDS encoding DUF1553 domain-containing protein; amino-acid sequence: MSPLRSSTYLTLAAASAVAIAFAANDADQADSPDATNDAPPQEAAQNDSVKIPVIPPLVKWTFDGDFPGKPGGKAKISGNGPQAPIYPSFAAGNMALDLEGGDGSILVKETDVPGVNLRFVQGETITIEAWVRIEDLKNGSYIYLIGKGRNRKKAFTAENQNWALRLKNEGGEALPTFLFRSRNEKTKEEGYHRWVAAEGFTAGSGWHHVAVTYTFGKPDSVTAHVDGKKITKGAWDMAGKTTEPPVSDADDVMIGTGNGGGPGNTLNGSIDEVAVYRGAVADATLSQRYVFVPPPAVVEVAQIPAGKVLVQICEKVPPKNSWPAIQPPESEHYTEDVFGFFELPHKYVDTGVREDRPIPSIMRASAKVKIPAGKHRLLVRARSSSRLHIDGKQLILTSFTKADSGGHNHVSEQDKFLDLGGADFRFAPPGTEEAWCEFETKGGEHLVSFETMVGGVVGNARRRPEIGEAVVAISHQGTDTWELLSPGSRKVAYNDKGWTEYETERRAWLQDFNQQRRADARAKHAAYWDKRRKEAEKYLSSAQQVPAPAAVSGYPEGNAIDRFVNQKIDKVAHQYSEAKKEGVNFYKEVMPILETKCFSCHQGNKTKGDLQLNTLEHAIKGGKSDGPAITPGHADKSSLYDRITQTDEDYIMPPKGDPLTKEQQELIKRWIDEGANWPELNVEYTDVTGLSDDLSFLRRVSLDTIGVPPTVEEIEAFTKSTDKDKRAKTIDRLLADDRWADKWMGYWQDVLAENPNMLNPTLNNTGPFRWWIHESLLDDKPLDLFVTELVRMNGSNRFGGPAGFGVAAGNDVPMAQKGTIVSTAFLGIEMKCARCHDAPAHESTQEQLFQLAAMLETKPVGVPATSSVPMDKLSVGGRKPLIKVTLPPGSKVTPAWPFGKFVAEDVGLALAEDQKSTRDVLAALITAPQNERFAQVMANRIWKQFMGRGIVEPVEDWEKNEPTHPELLKWLGRELVRQNYSMKNLARVILNSNAYQRAIDTRLRDTSPLYTSPAPRRLDAETIVDALFASTGKPFRTEEVSLDIDGRRDLKNSISLGKPTRAWMLTSTSNERDRPSLALPRIQAVADVLEAFGWKGARQDATNAREISPNALQPAIISNGTMGIWLTRLSDDHGMTELALQDQTVDQLLDQMFLRILTRKPNDQERAKYSAYLAAGFDTRVKSTTIPVAVKAERRPEKYVSWSNHLDAAANVLRHEQQLAARAGDPPTGRLDADWRQRMEDVLWAVLNSPELVFNR
- a CDS encoding response regulator transcription factor; this encodes MQDASQPLRLLLVDDHFVVRSGLAASLALEDDMSVVAEAADANEAVTAYETHHPDVVLMDLQMGETNGVDAVSRISQDHPAARILVFSSFARDEDIYRAIRAGALGYLQKAAPREDLLEAVRQVSKGNRYLPREIAQRLAERLSRPEPSPREREVLALIAKGRSNKEVASDLGLSEDTVKRHVSNLMAKLGAQDRTQAVTEALRRGLIEV
- a CDS encoding sensor histidine kinase; amino-acid sequence: MPRFLKKAALLFLLSACFPGDLLAQTPKIDPKAPVLTTASAIARLPNTSLLQPAVSLASATITFIDPNGTTFIRDESGATFFRSSRSSSYQPGQMISIKGVRFPGLYIGGIIPSKVDVLSAGPPPQPRTLTLRELETGQHHYEFVEVTGVGRSFELTGETTGKLRLNVEGGILEVQFDQAPEDGSSLVDAEVRIRGLAAGAINDHRQLVYPYLRASDGNSITVIQSPPADPYGTADTPLSSLFDFARAGAASHRVKISGTALGPQIHGSVFIRQDNRSVRVIMAGPSPGLRAGDHVEALGFPEMGGFSAMLADATLRVTSHGQAPPPAIKPGATQINSGALDADLVTIEGTVIQQLADDSTFIIRTPTDTLRIISHGWKLPPVDPGSEARFTGIWLVKEVRSTSRSYRAAPAAHELWLRSPDDVTLLSAPSWWNSTKLSIMLGVVAGAALLVLVWAAVLQRQVARQVKIIEVKAQREAMIEERQRIAREFHDTLEQELAGLSLRLDAAVPRVADEKAKGLLDQLRKLLFRLQTETRDFVWDLRDESQHSEPLETSLGILIDHLQTTTVIPLDYSAMADLPAVPPLVQHHLLRIAREAVNNAIKYSSAKRVRISLTHAPGAMHLKVEDDGAGFDVGGKSNASGHFGLQGMKERVRKLGAELDIRSKPGEGACVEVVLAIPSAA
- a CDS encoding carbon-nitrogen hydrolase, which translates into the protein MPRLALLQSATFSSKEEAFDHHEKLIREAAAGGAQIVATQELFLTPYFCTVEDTERFDLADKLPGPVTDRLGKLAAELGIVLISSLFEHRGPGLYHNTAAIHDADGSLLGLYRKSHIPQDPGFEEKFYFTPGDTGWPVWDTRFGKIGVLICWDQWYPEAARLMALGGAELLIYPTAIGWLPAEKEELGAAQHCAWETVQRGHAVANGCYLAAINRSGTHDGTEFWGRSFVANPYGELVAKASTENEEILYHDVDYKKVEDFRRIWPFFRDRRIDAYGDLTKRWRA
- a CDS encoding endonuclease/exonuclease/phosphatase family protein, whose amino-acid sequence is MKWLRYGIAITTALMGCLPAAAKEFKVISWNVLYGFNRGERITEGAEWLRKQQPDVVALQELNGFDEKKLAETSAIWGHGHSAILKLDGFPVGLTSRTPITVVAKIREGLWHGCLHVRTADTDFLVIHLCPHDRTVRVGEMEKLVPVVKGLLGENRRLFALGDFNDKSPLDIDFTNAQRILIGSAKPTNLTGGKFSAQVVGGFMDAGLVDSCAPLPANFSVPTRMKPHAADPTDQVKYLQRIDLILTDPRTAAEVRTVHTSQDVVLNSISDHYPVIHSSERAE